In Papaver somniferum cultivar HN1 chromosome 1, ASM357369v1, whole genome shotgun sequence, a genomic segment contains:
- the LOC113337426 gene encoding uncharacterized protein LOC113337426, whose product MGSEDRNFWITDIGGRFRGLYCFGCKEMRKSLSAPTTATTSASKKSGDIPPLSNGKAVAITPSSSSAGSQKKGKTTAPSSSTAADVGAKRKVTHPSTSSAPSTACFNNQTYNGRIFLAKPSILLNHHLKGLESLIQNISRFKCFHLITVNNGFLFFMLLFVMADILITLCLEY is encoded by the coding sequence ATGGGTAGTGAGGATAGGAATTTCTGGATAACTGATATAGGTGGCCGGTTTAGGGGCTTGTATTGTTTTGGTTGTAAAGAGATGAGGAAGTCCTTGTCTGCACCAACTACTGCAACAACATCTGCATCAAAGAAATCTGGTGATATACCACCATTGTCAAACGGCAAAGCAGTTGCTATtacaccatcttcttcttcggctGGTTCCCAGAAAAAGGGTAAGACAACTGCACCATCCTCCTCTACTGCAGCTGATGTTGGTGCTAAAAGGAAGGTGACACATCCATCTACTTCTTCTGCACCTTCTACTGCTTGTTTTAATAACCAGACATATAATGGCCGAATATTTCTAGCCAAACCATCAATATTACTGAACCATCATCTAAAAGGGTTAGAAAGCCTAATTCAAAATATCAGTAGGTTTAAATGTTTTCACTTAATAACAGTTAACAATGGGTTCTTGTTTTTTATGCTTTTGTTTGTAATGGCGGACATCTTAATCACTTTATGTTTGGAGTATTGA